The Gordonia mangrovi genome includes the window GCCGAACTGCGCTCGCGTATGGTCGATTTCCAGCAGGGACTGGAGGCGATGGTGCTGGAGAAGGACGAGGCATTGCGCAAGCGGCTGCTCGGGGTGGACTGACGCGGCCACAAGTGCCGTAGATCTGTACCACCAGGTGACTCAGATCTACGGCACATTCATGGCCGGACCCTGGCGGCGCAACTTCGCCACGAAGAAGTCGAGGACCTGCTCGCGTGCGTCGTACGTCGGCTGGCCCGGCTGGTCGATGAGGTCTTCGGTCAGTGCCGAATGTGGCTGCGGCAACATGGAATCCGGGTTGGCCGAGGAGTCGGGTAGCTCGACGGCGAGGAACGCGTCACCGAGTTGTTCCCGGAGGAAGTCGAAGCGCGACCGCGGGGCCAGACGATCACCCTCGAACCGCAGACCCATCACCTGAAGACCGGCAGCGCAACGACTCTGGACGCGCGCGAGATCGGCATCGCTGATATCGATGGACCGGTTCCGTGCGGGGATCACGCCGAACGGCAGCGACGGCTGGGACAGCACCGGCGCCAGCAGTCGATCGTCGGTGGCCATCGCCAGTGCGAACCCTCCGGTGAAGCACATCCCGACGGCGCCGACGCCGGGTCCGCCGCAGCGTTCGTGCTCCTCGGCGGCCAACCCTCGCAACCAGTCGGCCACCGGGGAGGTCTTGCCGGTGGCCAGTACGGTGAACTCCCGGCTGATGCACGCGCGGGTGATCGTCTCCGTCATGTACCGGGCAGATCCCACGCGGCCCAGCACATCCGGCCGCGGGTCCCGGCCGTCGACACCGAACAGCGACGGCATCACCGCGGTCAGCCCGCGCGCGGCCACCTTCCGCGCGAAGTCGGCGACTTTCGGGGTGATACCGGGCATCTCGGCGATCACGATGACCGCCGGACCCTCGCCCTTCGAGTACACCGCCCGTGTGGTCGTCCCGACGGTGACCTCGCGGCGGGTGAAGTCGTCGAGCGCGTCATCGGCCACCGCGTTCACCCGTCGA containing:
- a CDS encoding dienelactone hydrolase family protein, whose product is MADDALDDFTRREVTVGTTTRAVYSKGEGPAVIVIAEMPGITPKVADFARKVAARGLTAVMPSLFGVDGRDPRPDVLGRVGSARYMTETITRACISREFTVLATGKTSPVADWLRGLAAEEHERCGGPGVGAVGMCFTGGFALAMATDDRLLAPVLSQPSLPFGVIPARNRSIDISDADLARVQSRCAAGLQVMGLRFEGDRLAPRSRFDFLREQLGDAFLAVELPDSSANPDSMLPQPHSALTEDLIDQPGQPTYDAREQVLDFFVAKLRRQGPAMNVP